A genome region from Cerasicoccus sp. TK19100 includes the following:
- a CDS encoding ABC transporter permease produces MRFTLLTAWRDARSQKKHLLLCAISIVFGVAALVAINSFGDNLRATTDAKALTLLGSDLRFSSRTPFSDRAESFIRDVGGEQSRQTRFSSMAYFPTTEDTRLVQVRSVAGGFPFYGEFETAPAGVLIGQTDEPIVVVDPVLLSMFGLKVGDPIKLGEVEFTIAAEIIEVPGESAFAGLFAPRVYMPAKYLEETGLIGLGTIAFHSVDIKLPDGADADSIAEDAKPMLDDERIRYNTVATKKEDLGQSLENLYRFFNLVGMIALLLGGVGVAGAVQAYLRSKLESVAVLRFLGCSVRSACVVFLWQVLGVTLVGALIGAAIGVLAQVWLPAVIGPLLPFEIESFVSWPRVLEGMLFGWLIAALFSLLPLLPLRRVSPLRALRASYQPRRQFDPLVALVWGVIAVLLVGYCSAQTETAWHGAAFAGGLFVALGVFTLTSALLRKVLSMVSGKTSNYVCRQGLANLHRPNNRTLFLIVTLGMGAFLIQTLFLIEGVLLSDTELVNDAQEPNTMFFDIQSEQLDGFSDIVEGEGMSITAGAPIVAMRLEEVNGRSVTEIKADPTQDIDNWILNREWRSTWRSEPSITEEVVAGEFVGQWNGFEEPVPISLETGMAEDLGVQVGDTLTFNIQGLSLQCKVSSLREVDWKRMRPNFFAVFPEGVLEGAPTWHIAFLRAPDADTLATLQRKVVQTYPNITAVDLSIVLDGLREIMGRVAFALRFMASFTLLTGVVVLASAVITSRYQRFRESVLLRTIGASSAQIRAIMSVEYLAVGLMAGIVGSLLAWGAAASLAIWVFETDPPLPYIETSITIVVTTALTLLTGLVNSRGISKSPPLAVLRSQEAG; encoded by the coding sequence ATGAGATTTACTTTGCTGACAGCTTGGCGTGACGCGCGCTCCCAGAAGAAGCACCTGTTGCTTTGCGCCATTTCGATTGTGTTCGGCGTGGCGGCGCTGGTCGCGATTAACTCGTTTGGCGACAATCTGCGCGCGACTACGGACGCGAAGGCGCTGACCCTGCTCGGCTCGGACCTGCGCTTTTCGTCGCGTACGCCGTTTAGCGATCGCGCTGAGTCTTTTATCCGTGATGTGGGCGGCGAGCAGTCGCGGCAGACGCGGTTTAGCTCGATGGCGTATTTTCCGACGACGGAGGACACCCGCCTCGTGCAGGTGCGCTCGGTCGCGGGCGGTTTTCCGTTTTATGGTGAGTTCGAAACCGCGCCCGCCGGCGTGTTGATCGGCCAGACCGATGAGCCCATCGTCGTCGTTGATCCGGTGCTGCTTTCCATGTTCGGCCTCAAGGTTGGCGATCCGATCAAGCTTGGCGAGGTGGAGTTTACCATCGCGGCCGAAATCATCGAAGTGCCGGGCGAGTCTGCCTTTGCCGGCCTTTTCGCGCCGCGCGTTTATATGCCCGCGAAGTATCTGGAGGAGACTGGGCTGATCGGCTTGGGCACCATTGCATTCCACAGCGTGGACATCAAGCTGCCCGATGGTGCCGACGCCGACTCGATTGCCGAAGACGCCAAGCCAATGCTGGACGACGAGCGCATACGCTACAACACCGTCGCCACGAAAAAGGAAGACCTCGGCCAGTCGCTGGAAAACCTCTACCGCTTCTTTAACCTCGTGGGCATGATCGCGCTGCTGCTGGGTGGCGTGGGTGTGGCCGGCGCAGTGCAGGCCTACTTGCGTAGTAAGCTGGAGTCGGTCGCGGTGTTGCGCTTTCTCGGCTGCTCGGTGCGTTCGGCGTGCGTCGTATTTCTCTGGCAGGTGCTCGGGGTGACGCTGGTCGGCGCACTGATCGGCGCCGCCATCGGGGTGCTGGCGCAGGTTTGGCTGCCCGCCGTGATCGGGCCGCTGCTTCCCTTTGAAATCGAAAGCTTCGTCAGTTGGCCGCGTGTGCTCGAGGGCATGTTGTTCGGTTGGTTGATTGCTGCGCTCTTTTCGCTCTTGCCGCTGCTGCCGCTGCGCCGGGTGAGCCCACTGCGGGCTCTGCGCGCCAGCTATCAGCCGCGCCGCCAATTTGATCCACTTGTGGCCTTGGTCTGGGGCGTGATCGCGGTGCTGCTCGTTGGCTATTGCTCGGCGCAAACCGAAACCGCCTGGCACGGTGCCGCCTTCGCGGGTGGCCTGTTCGTCGCGCTAGGCGTCTTCACGCTCACGTCTGCTTTGCTTCGCAAAGTATTGTCCATGGTATCGGGCAAAACGAGTAACTACGTATGCCGCCAGGGGCTGGCCAACCTGCACCGCCCGAACAACCGCACGCTCTTTTTAATCGTGACCCTCGGCATGGGCGCGTTCCTGATTCAGACCTTGTTCCTCATCGAAGGCGTGTTGCTCAGCGACACCGAATTGGTGAATGACGCGCAAGAGCCGAACACGATGTTTTTCGATATTCAGTCCGAGCAGCTCGATGGCTTTAGCGACATTGTCGAAGGTGAGGGGATGAGCATTACCGCAGGCGCGCCGATCGTGGCCATGCGCCTGGAAGAGGTTAATGGCCGGAGCGTCACCGAGATCAAGGCCGACCCGACACAGGACATCGACAACTGGATTCTTAACCGCGAGTGGCGCTCCACTTGGCGCAGTGAGCCGAGTATTACCGAGGAGGTCGTGGCGGGCGAATTCGTGGGCCAGTGGAATGGCTTCGAGGAGCCGGTGCCCATCTCGCTGGAAACCGGTATGGCGGAAGACCTCGGTGTGCAAGTCGGCGACACGTTGACCTTTAACATTCAGGGCCTATCTTTGCAGTGCAAAGTATCCTCATTGCGTGAGGTGGATTGGAAGCGCATGCGCCCCAACTTTTTCGCCGTCTTCCCGGAGGGCGTTCTCGAAGGCGCGCCCACTTGGCACATCGCTTTTCTACGGGCGCCGGATGCGGACACACTCGCTACTTTGCAGCGCAAAGTCGTGCAGACCTACCCAAACATCACGGCGGTTGATCTGAGCATCGTGCTCGACGGCTTGCGTGAAATTATGGGCCGCGTGGCCTTCGCGCTGCGGTTCATGGCGTCCTTTACCTTGCTGACCGGCGTGGTGGTTCTCGCCTCGGCGGTGATCACCAGCCGCTACCAGCGCTTCCGCGAAAGCGTACTCTTGCGGACCATCGGCGCCAGCTCGGCGCAGATCCGCGCGATCATGTCTGTGGAGTATTTGGCCGTCGGGTTGATGGCCGGCATCGTTGGCTCCTTGCTGGCTTGGGGCGCGGCCGCTAGCCTGGCAATCTGGGTTTTTGAAACCGATCCGCCACTGCCGTATATCGAAACGTCGATCACGATTGTCGTAACCACCGCGCTGACACTGCTCACCGGCCTGGTCAACAGCCGCGGTATTTCGAAAAGCCCACCGCTGGCGGTGCTGCGCTCGCAGGAGGCGGGATGA
- a CDS encoding ABC transporter ATP-binding protein, translating to MPDMNQTNAGAPVLEAIDVHKSYHGAHGSLEILKGVNFQIGAGESLAIVGPSGCGKTTLLGLCAGLDNPTTGDINLMGVPWGSLSEDGRARLRNEHVGFVFQNFQLIPTLTARENVLAPLELRGERGVDKLALQWLEKVGLADREDHYPIQLSGGEQQRVALARAFINDPKVLFADEPTGNLDPETGERIEELLFELNRDHGATLVLVTHDLDLANRCQRRLAVRDGRIVQL from the coding sequence ATGCCTGATATGAATCAAACCAACGCCGGGGCGCCGGTCCTGGAGGCCATCGACGTGCACAAGAGCTACCATGGTGCCCATGGGTCGCTGGAAATTCTCAAAGGCGTGAATTTCCAGATCGGCGCGGGCGAGTCGCTGGCGATTGTCGGGCCATCCGGTTGTGGTAAGACAACGCTCCTCGGACTTTGTGCCGGATTGGATAACCCGACCACGGGCGATATCAACCTGATGGGCGTCCCCTGGGGCAGCCTCTCCGAAGACGGCCGCGCCCGCTTGCGCAACGAACACGTCGGCTTCGTGTTTCAAAATTTTCAACTCATCCCGACGCTCACCGCGCGCGAAAACGTGCTGGCTCCGCTGGAGCTGCGCGGCGAACGCGGCGTCGACAAGCTGGCGCTCCAGTGGCTGGAAAAGGTGGGCCTTGCCGACCGTGAAGATCACTACCCGATCCAGCTCTCCGGCGGCGAGCAGCAACGCGTCGCGCTGGCCCGCGCGTTTATCAATGACCCCAAGGTTCTCTTCGCCGACGAGCCCACGGGCAACCTCGACCCCGAAACCGGCGAGCGCATCGAGGAGCTCCTCTTCGAACTCAACCGCGACCACGGCGCCACGCTCGTCCTGGTAACCCATGACCTCGATCTGGCCAACCGCTGCCAACGTCGCCTCGCCGTCCGCGACGGCCGCATCGTGCAACTTTAA
- a CDS encoding arylesterase codes for MAIAFFVIALTPLVNAKPAVVMFYGDSLTASYGLAPEQGYPALIQEKIETEGLQNEYTALASAVSGETSAGGLSRINWALAGLDRGKQELAVFVLALGANDGLRGLPTDAMAKNLQAIIDRVKEKHPEAQIVVAQMFMPPNLGEAYRESFAETYQNVAKANDAVMIPFLLKDVAGDPKLNLPDGIHPNAKGQQIMADNLWPILKPLLTTQSPQS; via the coding sequence TTGGCCATCGCTTTTTTCGTAATCGCGCTCACGCCGCTGGTCAATGCCAAGCCAGCTGTGGTGATGTTTTACGGTGACAGCCTGACGGCGTCCTACGGGCTCGCACCCGAGCAAGGCTACCCGGCGCTCATCCAGGAGAAGATCGAAACCGAGGGCCTGCAAAACGAATACACCGCGCTGGCCTCGGCGGTGAGTGGCGAAACCTCGGCCGGTGGCCTAAGCCGGATCAACTGGGCCCTCGCCGGGCTCGACCGCGGCAAGCAGGAGCTGGCGGTCTTCGTGCTGGCCCTCGGTGCCAATGATGGCCTGCGCGGGCTGCCCACCGACGCCATGGCCAAGAATTTGCAAGCGATCATCGACCGCGTGAAAGAAAAGCACCCGGAGGCGCAGATCGTCGTCGCCCAGATGTTCATGCCACCCAACTTGGGCGAGGCCTACCGCGAGTCGTTCGCCGAGACATACCAAAATGTCGCCAAGGCCAACGACGCCGTGATGATTCCCTTTTTGCTGAAAGACGTCGCCGGCGATCCGAAGCTGAACTTGCCCGATGGCATTCACCCGAACGCTAAGGGCCAGCAGATCATGGCTGACAACCTTTGGCCGATCCTTAAGCCACTACTGACCACTCAATCACCACAATCATGA
- the gmk gene encoding guanylate kinase: MHPKESSGLMLVVSGPAGSGKTTVCDRMLAHYDTLGRVITSTSRDPREGEQHGVDYYFFPPEQFREMIDNGEFYEHAQVHGRYYGSLKREIDAKLAAGVDLLLNVDVQGAATYRQASRENEALRGRVVTVFIQISPEQVRERLEYRQSDDEAEIERRIQTANKELEEAPLYDHVIISGTREEDFARLAAIYEAERKSRA, encoded by the coding sequence ATGCACCCCAAAGAATCGTCCGGACTGATGCTCGTTGTTTCTGGTCCCGCGGGCAGTGGCAAGACCACCGTCTGCGACCGCATGCTGGCGCACTACGACACGCTGGGCCGCGTCATTACCTCCACCAGCCGCGATCCACGCGAGGGTGAGCAACACGGGGTCGATTACTACTTTTTCCCACCGGAGCAGTTTCGCGAAATGATCGACAACGGCGAGTTCTACGAACACGCCCAGGTCCACGGTCGCTACTATGGCTCCCTCAAGCGCGAGATCGACGCCAAGCTCGCCGCCGGAGTCGACCTACTGCTGAATGTTGACGTCCAGGGTGCCGCAACCTACCGCCAGGCTTCCAGGGAAAACGAGGCCCTGCGCGGCCGCGTCGTCACGGTGTTCATTCAAATTTCGCCGGAGCAGGTCCGCGAACGCCTGGAGTACCGTCAAAGCGACGACGAAGCGGAGATCGAGCGACGCATCCAGACCGCGAACAAGGAACTGGAGGAAGCGCCGCTTTACGACCACGTGATCATTAGCGGCACGCGCGAAGAGGACTTTGCCCGCTTGGCGGCCATCTACGAAGCCGAGCGTAAATCGCGGGCGTAG
- a CDS encoding PAS domain-containing sensor histidine kinase, whose amino-acid sequence MASQNSALISKCPVATGISLLTGVMSLLVLVGWITESRVIVQIAPGLAPMQATTAIGFFLFSACIFPLAASPQWNRWHIERIAAVLFVIWTALNLLQHALGADLGIDRILGEPFIADNSPAPGRMSLMTAMCFGLASMATLISTIGHRSPKLEVPIVFLASLTLGVSGAALFCYVLDVPQAVWLGKRFSEMAILTASGFFLLSAALIMQRFKCGRALYQGAFRWMWAPVLVNSLIAVGIIFLAFHSQSVTNQIEVANVRANVIANTLRSQDTQLEQALRRMTRRATSPLANLESLWEHDALYYIRDFPSLKYIRLTEELSQADWGYPNELTLVYNDWLDEHPPADLLESGKSVTLTGDEATDKICYWVMEDTRMAGRPTEVYLMAVIDASEFAQNAIQQLGTDLSQIFDYSIRPYVPDGSAESQKLGPGKTLIYLSPSFAYYVDVEPQYNQGNQQAETVFLMGGVVMSFVLALLTHLLYLNRKRYQDIEVAQLALNRQKDRLEAYVKHAPAAVAMFDRRMRYVALSQRWKKDYGLLDRDVVGKSHYDVFPNISDEWKEIHRRCLAGEEMFNDRDQWRPEGWDHDQYLRWEIRPWYQIDDSIGGIMMFTEDITQSVLREQELIEMREKADSANRAKTNFLANMSHEIRTPMNSILGFSELLADEVKEPRQAQFLKSIQTSGKALLSLINDLLDLAKIEAGKIDLEYKPVNLHQTVNDLLAIFQLQAESKGIELIAKTADNIPDFLILDSFHLQQVLLNLMSNAVKFTKKGSVTVNVSCQQRGEKYDLYFEVIDTGCGIPDSFRERAFGKFEQAGSGSHGGTGLGLAISAKLVTLMGGEINYTSKLGHGTKFFFNLHNVSPASPSYEQNYATRDIKNLQFPATKILVVDDVRENIDLVEAVFEQIDAVQIITANNGNEGLAMAKQHHPDMILLDISMPDIDGTEVCQQLRELEAFQSTPIVAITASLQKSNSDLSPFGFSECLFKPIPPQLLINTCHRWLKGATIRSNTPSPMKIEGQESSKPPVNLPEPVAQEFREQIAHLQGGVALKDIEDFAEKLLTAGQKHQCEFLTGTAQQLKLATQSFDILGARQCLQQLSNHLKNN is encoded by the coding sequence ATGGCATCGCAGAATTCAGCGTTAATCAGCAAATGTCCGGTCGCAACCGGTATTTCGCTCTTAACTGGCGTGATGTCCCTACTGGTCTTGGTTGGTTGGATCACTGAGTCCCGTGTGATCGTTCAGATTGCGCCTGGGCTGGCCCCGATGCAGGCTACGACCGCGATTGGCTTTTTCCTGTTCAGCGCCTGCATTTTTCCTCTGGCGGCCTCGCCCCAGTGGAATCGTTGGCATATTGAGCGAATTGCCGCAGTGTTGTTTGTCATCTGGACCGCGCTTAATTTGCTTCAGCACGCACTCGGGGCAGATTTGGGCATCGACCGCATTCTTGGCGAGCCCTTCATCGCCGATAATTCCCCCGCACCAGGCCGCATGTCCCTAATGACGGCGATGTGTTTTGGCCTCGCTTCAATGGCCACGCTGATCTCCACCATTGGCCATCGAAGCCCCAAGCTGGAGGTACCCATCGTCTTCCTGGCCAGCCTGACCTTAGGCGTCTCGGGTGCAGCGCTGTTCTGCTACGTACTGGATGTGCCCCAGGCAGTCTGGCTGGGCAAACGATTTTCCGAAATGGCGATCCTTACCGCCAGCGGATTCTTTTTGCTGTCTGCCGCATTGATTATGCAGCGCTTCAAGTGTGGCCGTGCGCTTTACCAAGGAGCCTTCCGCTGGATGTGGGCCCCCGTGCTGGTGAACTCTCTCATCGCGGTGGGTATTATCTTCCTGGCCTTCCACTCTCAGTCGGTCACCAATCAAATCGAGGTCGCTAATGTGCGCGCGAACGTCATCGCCAACACCTTGCGTTCCCAAGACACCCAGTTAGAGCAAGCCCTGCGCCGCATGACCCGGCGTGCTACCTCGCCGCTGGCCAATCTGGAATCCCTATGGGAGCACGATGCGCTGTATTACATCCGGGATTTTCCGAGCCTTAAGTATATACGGCTCACCGAAGAACTGTCTCAGGCGGATTGGGGCTACCCCAACGAACTCACCCTGGTCTATAATGATTGGTTGGATGAGCACCCACCTGCAGATTTACTTGAGTCAGGCAAATCCGTCACATTGACAGGAGATGAAGCCACCGATAAAATTTGCTATTGGGTAATGGAAGATACCCGCATGGCTGGCCGTCCGACCGAGGTATACTTAATGGCCGTCATCGACGCCTCAGAATTCGCACAGAACGCGATTCAGCAGTTGGGCACGGATCTATCGCAAATCTTCGATTACTCGATTAGGCCCTATGTCCCCGACGGCTCAGCGGAATCCCAAAAATTGGGGCCGGGAAAGACGCTAATCTACCTAAGCCCGAGCTTCGCCTATTATGTCGACGTTGAGCCACAGTATAATCAGGGCAACCAGCAAGCCGAGACGGTGTTCCTCATGGGCGGTGTAGTCATGTCCTTCGTCCTCGCGCTGTTGACGCACCTGCTCTATCTGAACCGCAAGCGCTACCAGGACATCGAAGTCGCACAATTGGCGCTCAACCGGCAAAAGGACCGCCTCGAAGCCTACGTGAAGCACGCCCCGGCCGCCGTTGCCATGTTCGACCGTCGGATGCGGTATGTAGCCCTCAGCCAGCGTTGGAAAAAGGACTACGGGCTGTTGGACAGGGACGTTGTGGGCAAGAGCCATTACGACGTATTCCCAAACATTTCCGATGAATGGAAAGAAATTCACCGCCGCTGCCTGGCGGGTGAAGAAATGTTTAATGACCGCGACCAATGGCGACCCGAAGGCTGGGACCACGACCAATACCTGCGCTGGGAGATCCGCCCATGGTACCAAATCGATGACTCCATTGGCGGTATCATGATGTTCACGGAAGACATCACGCAGAGCGTTTTACGCGAGCAAGAGCTGATCGAAATGCGTGAAAAGGCCGACAGCGCCAACCGCGCCAAAACGAACTTCTTGGCCAACATGAGCCACGAAATCCGCACGCCGATGAACTCCATTCTAGGCTTTTCTGAGCTGCTCGCCGACGAAGTGAAAGAGCCCCGGCAAGCGCAGTTCCTCAAGTCGATCCAAACCAGCGGCAAGGCGCTCCTGAGTTTGATCAACGACCTGCTCGACCTCGCCAAAATCGAAGCCGGTAAGATCGATCTGGAATACAAGCCGGTAAACCTTCACCAAACCGTAAATGACCTGCTCGCCATCTTCCAGCTACAGGCCGAGAGCAAGGGCATCGAGCTTATTGCGAAGACTGCAGACAACATCCCGGACTTTCTGATTCTCGACTCGTTCCACCTGCAGCAGGTCCTGCTCAACCTCATGTCCAACGCCGTCAAATTCACCAAGAAAGGCTCGGTGACGGTCAACGTGTCATGCCAACAGCGCGGGGAAAAATACGACCTATATTTCGAAGTCATCGATACCGGATGCGGTATACCGGACTCCTTCCGCGAACGCGCATTTGGAAAATTCGAACAGGCGGGCAGCGGCAGCCATGGTGGCACCGGCCTCGGCCTCGCGATCAGCGCCAAACTCGTGACACTCATGGGTGGTGAAATCAACTACACCAGCAAACTGGGCCACGGCACAAAGTTCTTCTTTAACCTGCACAACGTCTCCCCGGCCAGCCCCTCATACGAGCAGAACTACGCAACCCGGGACATTAAAAACCTACAGTTTCCCGCCACCAAAATCCTCGTGGTGGACGATGTCAGGGAAAACATTGATCTGGTCGAAGCCGTCTTTGAACAAATTGACGCGGTCCAGATCATCACGGCCAACAATGGCAACGAAGGGCTGGCGATGGCCAAGCAGCATCACCCCGACATGATCCTGCTCGATATTTCCATGCCGGACATTGACGGCACCGAGGTTTGCCAGCAACTCCGCGAGCTGGAAGCATTTCAGTCTACCCCGATCGTCGCGATCACCGCCAGTTTGCAAAAGTCCAACAGCGACTTGTCCCCCTTTGGCTTCAGTGAATGCCTCTTTAAACCGATCCCTCCGCAGTTATTGATTAACACCTGCCACCGCTGGCTCAAGGGTGCCACTATACGGTCAAACACCCCGTCACCGATGAAAATTGAGGGCCAGGAATCCTCCAAGCCACCCGTCAATTTACCGGAGCCCGTCGCCCAGGAATTCCGCGAGCAGATCGCGCATCTGCAAGGAGGCGTCGCGCTGAAAGACATCGAAGACTTCGCCGAAAAACTGCTCACCGCCGGTCAGAAGCACCAGTGCGAATTTCTCACCGGCACCGCCCAGCAACTGAAGCTCGCCACACAGTCATTTGACATTCTTGGCGCGCGCCAATGCTTGCAACAACTCTCCAACCACCTTAAGAATAATTGA
- a CDS encoding hybrid sensor histidine kinase/response regulator, with the protein MNILEKHTPVDQPLLLAVDDQPENLRVLGSSLAKKNLNIAFATSGHEALEWLDNNTPDIILLDVNMPGMDGFECCRQLKTRPELEHVPVIFLTARVESEDIQAGFSAGAVDYVTKPFLAAELLARVDTHLKIQEQRREQEWQVNRLNELIGIIAHDIRGPVSSVRCLAQMLLEDFPDQIDEDTETNSHELYRIISQSCERTISALNGLLNTKMTLNGEFSIQSEFIPIAEVFDIVRQRNYGQSLNKSILLDFKGSESIVFADEKLLTEAIDNLVSNAIKYSDPDSTVHIEAITDGGNQALIRVSDEGPGFTEEDYPRLFKRYERLSAGPTGGESSFGLGLSLVKDIMSALNGDVKLVSKPGESAVFELTLPLPAKP; encoded by the coding sequence ATGAATATTTTAGAAAAGCATACGCCCGTCGATCAGCCACTGCTGCTGGCGGTGGACGACCAACCGGAAAACTTACGTGTTCTGGGAAGCTCATTGGCTAAGAAAAACCTCAACATAGCCTTTGCGACGAGTGGCCACGAAGCCTTGGAGTGGTTGGACAACAACACGCCCGACATTATTTTGCTCGATGTCAACATGCCCGGTATGGACGGCTTCGAATGCTGCCGACAGCTCAAGACACGGCCAGAGCTGGAGCATGTGCCGGTTATTTTTCTAACGGCGCGCGTGGAATCAGAAGATATTCAAGCCGGCTTCAGTGCGGGTGCCGTCGACTATGTCACTAAGCCGTTCCTTGCCGCCGAGCTACTGGCGCGTGTAGACACCCACCTGAAGATACAGGAGCAGCGCCGGGAACAAGAGTGGCAAGTAAATCGCCTCAATGAGCTCATTGGCATCATCGCGCATGACATCCGTGGCCCGGTGTCATCAGTTCGCTGCCTGGCTCAAATGCTTTTAGAGGATTTTCCCGATCAAATCGATGAGGATACCGAAACGAACAGCCATGAGTTATACCGGATCATCAGCCAAAGCTGCGAGCGCACCATCAGCGCTCTCAACGGCCTGCTCAATACCAAGATGACGCTCAATGGTGAGTTCAGCATACAGTCCGAGTTTATCCCAATAGCCGAGGTCTTCGATATCGTGCGCCAACGCAACTACGGACAAAGCCTCAATAAAAGCATTCTCCTGGACTTTAAAGGTAGTGAGAGCATTGTCTTCGCCGATGAAAAACTACTGACCGAAGCCATCGACAACTTGGTGAGCAACGCCATCAAATATTCGGACCCGGACAGCACAGTTCATATTGAAGCAATCACCGATGGCGGCAACCAGGCCTTGATTCGCGTATCGGATGAAGGTCCGGGATTTACCGAAGAAGATTACCCGCGCCTCTTCAAAAGATATGAGCGTCTCTCCGCCGGTCCCACGGGTGGTGAATCGTCATTCGGCCTCGGCCTTTCACTGGTTAAGGACATCATGAGTGCACTCAATGGCGATGTAAAGCTGGTCAGTAAACCAGGCGAAAGTGCCGTCTTCGAGCTAACGTTACCGTTACCCGCCAAACCCTAG
- a CDS encoding choice-of-anchor Q domain-containing protein encodes MLKHPLNLGGISVLVLCLSTSVNAATFYVDPVNGSASGDGSAGNPWADLQDVIEDHVESEKPLNYPYDGTLTARNSGAAITAGDTILLMSGDHGAINLYGWYNTGEITIEAAPGETPVLQKWILKGGKNWTLRGLTISAEPYGTPGTGQLVSFEGHGWHGPASQCTIEDSEIYTVDDISSWTATDWTSTAASGIKLYGDDMTARGNLVRNISFGIAVGGDDGLVEYNEVINFSGDGLRGLGDYGVFQYNLVMNCYDVDGNHDDGFQSWADDGGGPGSGVRYGIELRGNIFIETDDPTRALNGPLQGIGCFDGMFEDWVIENNVVAIDQWHGITLLGATDCTIVNNTVVDLGIRSNRPWIEIGPHKNGSPSTGNVINNNITRQVRDRTTGGVTQSNNIIIDIPSYSTYFIDHTVNDYRLVSGSPAIDAGTSSSAPADDLMGDPRPQGSGYDVGAYEFAPAILIEGASTDTQLNDDGSSPWVNNQSGRVGGSTGTLEGVMVYVFELPVLAAGETILNANLDFTLLSISNGTFAGEGDLYGIAYRSSSAVLASDFYNGTYGGDTGATELQQGIMSNTQALGVVSTDATGDWNLTDFLNDQYDNGATGGDYVFLRVNSSETDHSPYRYWSLATANHSTVANRPVLSVEIGDE; translated from the coding sequence ATGTTAAAACATCCCCTGAACCTGGGCGGTATCAGCGTGCTTGTGCTGTGCCTCTCGACAAGTGTTAACGCGGCGACGTTCTACGTTGATCCAGTCAATGGCAGCGCTTCCGGCGACGGCAGTGCGGGCAATCCCTGGGCTGACTTGCAGGACGTGATTGAGGATCACGTGGAATCCGAGAAACCGCTCAACTACCCCTACGACGGCACGCTCACGGCGCGCAATTCCGGTGCGGCGATTACCGCTGGTGATACGATTCTACTCATGTCCGGCGATCACGGCGCGATCAACTTATACGGCTGGTATAACACTGGCGAAATTACCATTGAAGCCGCGCCCGGCGAAACCCCCGTGCTGCAAAAGTGGATTCTAAAAGGCGGCAAAAACTGGACGCTGCGTGGGCTGACGATCAGCGCGGAGCCTTATGGTACGCCTGGCACCGGGCAGCTGGTCAGCTTTGAAGGGCATGGCTGGCATGGCCCTGCGAGCCAGTGCACAATTGAAGACTCCGAGATTTACACCGTGGACGATATTTCCAGTTGGACGGCTACGGATTGGACCAGCACTGCGGCGAGCGGCATCAAGCTGTATGGCGACGACATGACTGCGCGTGGCAACCTCGTGCGTAACATTTCCTTCGGTATCGCCGTGGGCGGTGACGATGGTCTTGTGGAATACAACGAGGTTATCAACTTCTCCGGCGACGGCTTGCGTGGTCTCGGTGACTACGGTGTCTTCCAATACAACTTAGTGATGAACTGCTACGACGTCGACGGTAACCACGATGACGGTTTCCAGTCTTGGGCGGATGATGGCGGTGGCCCGGGCTCGGGCGTGCGCTATGGCATCGAGTTGCGCGGCAACATCTTTATCGAAACCGACGACCCGACCCGCGCGTTGAATGGCCCGCTGCAAGGCATTGGCTGCTTCGACGGCATGTTTGAAGATTGGGTGATTGAAAACAACGTCGTCGCCATCGACCAGTGGCATGGCATCACCTTGCTTGGCGCGACGGACTGCACCATCGTCAACAATACCGTTGTCGATCTGGGCATACGCAGCAACCGCCCATGGATCGAAATCGGTCCGCATAAAAACGGTTCACCCAGCACGGGCAACGTGATCAATAACAACATCACACGGCAAGTGCGCGACCGCACCACGGGCGGTGTGACTCAGTCGAATAACATCATTATTGATATCCCGAGTTACTCCACGTACTTCATCGACCACACGGTGAATGACTACCGCTTGGTGAGCGGCAGCCCGGCAATTGATGCGGGCACATCCAGCAGTGCACCGGCGGACGACTTGATGGGCGACCCGCGTCCCCAGGGCAGCGGCTATGACGTCGGTGCCTACGAATTCGCGCCTGCGATCTTGATTGAGGGGGCGTCCACGGATACCCAACTCAATGATGACGGCAGCTCGCCGTGGGTGAACAACCAATCGGGCCGTGTCGGTGGATCAACGGGAACCTTGGAAGGTGTGATGGTTTACGTCTTCGAGCTGCCCGTGCTCGCCGCAGGGGAGACGATTCTCAATGCGAACCTGGACTTCACCTTGTTGAGTATTTCCAATGGAACCTTCGCTGGAGAGGGCGACTTATACGGCATCGCCTATCGCAGTAGTAGCGCGGTGCTGGCCAGTGATTTCTACAACGGCACCTATGGCGGCGACACCGGCGCGACTGAGCTGCAGCAGGGCATCATGTCGAACACGCAAGCATTGGGCGTGGTCTCCACGGACGCGACCGGCGACTGGAATCTAACCGACTTCCTGAACGATCAATACGACAACGGCGCTACGGGCGGCGACTACGTCTTCCTGCGGGTAAACTCCAGTGAGACCGACCACTCGCCGTATCGTTACTGGTCACTCGCCACAGCGAACCACAGTACGGTTGCGAATCGTCCGGTGCTTTCCGTGGAAATTGGCGACGAATAG